One genomic window of Panicum hallii strain FIL2 chromosome 6, PHallii_v3.1, whole genome shotgun sequence includes the following:
- the LOC112897032 gene encoding putative disease resistance protein RGA3 isoform X2: protein MVSMEAAVVTGILKVVGNKLAPLVIKEYRSVVGVKKDLQELQNLAMEINSWLEAQGDRAEGNWLKKLKDVTYDVDDVLDEFQLEAEKKDANADGGAMSRFRTKPKSFLLQCMAAWKIKDIKKRFAEIVNQRTDINEIKNNIPDAHPARHTTVELLPLPNVDASSVIGRDREKHQIISKLVESKHQQKIKIVSIIGLGGFGKTTLAKLVFNDGNIIAKDFEVRLWVHVSQEFAVQKLVEKLFEAFAENKSDHHRLPHMSKRISEKLSEKRFLLVLDDVWTEDRIQWEELMAFLNGIAPGPGSTILLTTRSREVAVTVGSTDHFDLPLLSPNDSWQLFQQSIIMPATGWNFQFEEVGNQIVKKCGGLPLAIKVLACALTGKERIEEWTAMRDNSLLDAVGEENRLFACLKLSYFHLPSHLKPCFTICSLFPKGYMIDKERLIDQWIAHDMIGVEDGVDYFEYTAHKYFNSLIQRSFLQDVDENSYGRVKYRMHDLVHDLAQSILGDKISLVVPKEASSSTRSYRYFSLTKQTIHLLPKSLFQKARALYADKCEVDCKIFGMALKNARHLRSVTMDYVDKELV from the coding sequence ATGGTTTCTATGGAAGCTGCTGTGGTAACAGGAATATTGAAGGTTGTGGGCAACAAGTTAGCTCCACTGGTTATCAAAGAGTACAGGTCTGTAGTGGGTGTCAAAAAGGATCTCCAGGAGCTTCAAAATCTTGCTATGGAGATCAACTCTTGGCTGGAAGCACAAGGAGACAGAGCAGAAGGAAATTGGCTCAAAAAGTTGAAAGATGTAACCTATGATGTTGACGATGTTTTGGATGAGTTCCAGCTAGAGGCTGAAAAAAAGGATGCCAATGCTGATGGTGGCGCAATGTCCCGATTCCGCACAAAACCAAAATCATTTTTGCTTCAGTGCATGGCGGCCTGGAAAATCAAAGACATCAAGAAGCGGTTTGCTGAAATTGTGAACCAAAGAACTGACATCAATGAAATAAAAAATAACATACCAGACGCTCATCCTGCACGACATACAACTGTGGAGTTGCTACCATTACCCAATGTGGATGCCTCATCAGTAATCGGAAGAGATAGAGAGAAGCACCAAATAATATCCAAACTGGTAGAGAGCAAACACCAACAGAAAATCAAGATAGTTTCCATCATTGGACTTGGTGGCTTTGGGAAAACAACCTTGGCTAAACTTGTTTTCAATGATGGGAATATAATTGCAAAGGATTTTGAAGTTAGACTGTGGGTTCATGTGTCGCAAGAATTTGCCGTTCAAAAGCTTGTTGAGAAGTTGTTTGAAGCATTTGCTGAAAATAAATCTGACCACCATCGCTTGCCTCATATGAGCAAAAGAATATCAGAAAAGTTGTCTGAAAAGAGGTTTCTGCTTGTTTTGGACGACGTCTGGACAGAGGACCGAATTCAATGGGAAGAACTCATGGCATTTCTAAATGGGATTGCACCTGGTCCTGGAAGTACGATTTTGCTCACTACTCGGAGTAGAGAAGTTGCGGTAACAGTGGGATCCACTGACCACTTTGACCTGCCATTGTTGTCTCCGAACGACAGCTGGCAACTGTTCCAACAAAGCATAATAATGCCTGCTACAGGTTGGAATTTTCAATTTGAAGAGGTTGGGAATCAGATTGTGAAAAAATGTGGTGGGTTACCGCTGGCAATTAAAGTTCTTGCATGTGCCCTCACTGGCAAGGAACGAATAGAAGAATGGACGGCCATGAGAGACAATAGTTTATTAGATGCAGTGGGTGAAGAAAATAGACTATTTGCTTGCTTGAAGTTGAGCTATTTCCATTTGCCATCCCATCTAAAGCCATGCTTCACAATATGCTCACTTTTTCCCAAAGGCTACATGATTGATAAAGAACGGTTGATTGACCAATGGATTGCCCATGATATGATTGGAGTGGAGGATGGTGTTGATTACTTCGAGTATACTGCCCACAAGTACTTTAATTCTCTCATTCAGAGGTCCTTTCTACAGGATGTAGATGAAAATTCTTATGGAAGAGTAAAATACAGGATGCATGATTTGgttcatgatcttgctcagtccATCTTGGGTGACAAAATATCACTTGTCGTGCCAAAGGAGGCATCCAGTTCCACCAGGAGCTACAGATATTTTTCTTTAACTAAACAGACAATCCATTTACTACCCAAAAGTCTCTTCCAGAAAGCACGTGCTCTATATGCTGATAAGTGTGAAGTTGATTGTAAAATATTCGGCATGGCACTAAAGAATGCAAGACACTTGCGCAGTGTCACCATGGATTACGTCGATAAAGAACTAGTATAA